GGCATGATTGACGAAGCCCTGGAAGAACTCGCGCACCAGGTCCACGTCGAACTCGGCAATGCGCGCGCGCGGGTAGTCCACCTGGTATTCCAGGCCCGGCCGGCCGGAGCAGTCCAGCACTACGCGCGACAACGCCTCGTCCAGCGGCACATAGGCATGGCCGTAGCGCAGGATGCCCTTCTTGTCGCCCAGCGCCTTGGCGAAGGCCTGGCCCAGGGTGATGCCGATGTCCTCGACCGTGTGGTGGGCGTCGATCTGCAGGTCGCCCCTGGCGCGCACGCTGAGGTCGATCAGGCCGTGCCGGGCGACCTGGTCGAGCATGTGCTCGAGAAACGGCAGGCCGGTCTCGAAGGTCGCGCGACCGGTACCGTCCAGGTTGACAGATACCTCGATCTGGGTTTCCAGCGTGTCGCGCCGGAGGCTGGCTGTGCGTGCTGACATGATTTACAAGGCTCGGGAAGGGGTCATCCCGGGGGGCGCAGTGTCCGTGAGGGCTGCCGGTGGAGATGTCGGTGTGCCAACGGAAAGGCCCTTAGCATAACGCAGTCAGCGCGTGCTGAGCCAGAAGCTCACCGGGCCGTCATTGATCAGGCTCACCTGCATGTCCGCGCCGAAGCGTCCGCTCGCCACCGGGGCATGGCGGGCGCGGGCCCGTTCCAGCAGCCCCAGGAACAGGGCTTCGGCCTGTGCCGGCGGTGCCGCGGGCGTGAAGCTGGGCCGGTTACCCTTGCGGGTGTCGGCGGCGAGCGTGAACTGCGGCACCAGCAGCAGGCCGCCGCCGACCTCGCGCAGGCTCAGGTTCATGCGCCCCGCCGCGTCCGGGAACACGCGGTAGTCGAGCAGGCGCTCGAGCAGCCGCTCGGCATCCGCCTCACCGTCCTCGTGAACCACCCCGATCAATACCAGCAGCCCTCGGCCGATGGCGCCCACGGTCACGCCATTGACATCCACCCGCGCCTGGCTGACACGCTGCAGAAATCCGATCACCCGATCCTCCGTGGCGTTGTAGGGCCAAACCTACACCAAGTGCAGCGCTTGGCCGACTGCCTGCGCACAGGCGTCCTGACATACTGCCGCTCGCACGCGGTCAGAGACAAGGAAACAGGAAGCGTTTTGAAGACCGCGGCACAGGGAAGACCGGACGTTCAGGAAGAACAGGATGATCGCCGCTTCAGGGATGAAGCACTGAACACCCCAATCGCCGGCATCCGCCCGGCCCCCTTGGCCCGGCCTCCCCAGCCGGGTTTTTTGTTTCCACCCGCCTGCGCCGCTTACAATGCGGCAGCACATAATTCCCAGGTTCCCACCCATGCCCCAGTTGCTGAAACTTCTGGGCAGGCTGCCGCTGCCCCTGCTGCATCTGCTCGG
Above is a genomic segment from Nevskiales bacterium containing:
- the hisB gene encoding imidazoleglycerol-phosphate dehydratase HisB, with protein sequence MSARTASLRRDTLETQIEVSVNLDGTGRATFETGLPFLEHMLDQVARHGLIDLSVRARGDLQIDAHHTVEDIGITLGQAFAKALGDKKGILRYGHAYVPLDEALSRVVLDCSGRPGLEYQVDYPRARIAEFDVDLVREFFQGFVNHAQVTVHIDCLRGRNAHHIAETVFKAFGRALRMAVSRDQRLGEVMPSTKGTL
- the dtd gene encoding D-aminoacyl-tRNA deacylase — translated: MIGFLQRVSQARVDVNGVTVGAIGRGLLVLIGVVHEDGEADAERLLERLLDYRVFPDAAGRMNLSLREVGGGLLLVPQFTLAADTRKGNRPSFTPAAPPAQAEALFLGLLERARARHAPVASGRFGADMQVSLINDGPVSFWLSTR